The stretch of DNA ATTTTCAGCTGATAAGTCGGTATTTTTGGTTGGGTTATTATGACAGTACAATACAACAATGGGTTTCCTACGTAGATGTGAAATACATAGTGGGCATAGATGGGGTTAGCGGACTTTTAATCATGCTGACTACACTGTTATTCCCTTTGTCTGTACTATTCAGCTGGCAAAGAAACTACCACAATAGCAAACTATACTTTTCGCTTCTTCTTTTTTTAGAAACCGCTCTTTTGGGAGTATTTTGTGCGTTAGATGTACTTTTGTTCTATATTTTCTTTGAAGCCACGTTGATACCTGTGTTCTTCTTAATAGGTATATGGGGAGGTAAGGACAGATATAAGGCATCAGTAAAGTACTTAGTGTATAATTTGTTTGGTTCTCTGCTTATGCTTGTGGCAATTTTGTATTTAGGTTATGTAGGTGGGGATATGGTCAATGGAGGGGTGTTTACTACGGATTATATGAAATTGAGAAATGCTCGTATAGGGTTATCGGTTCAGCAGTGGCTGTTTATAGGCTTTGCTTTATCTTTTGCTATTAAGTCTCCACTATTTCCTTTTCATACTTGGATTGCCGATACATACGCGAATACCACCGTGGGGGCTATGCTGGTTGCTCTATTGATTAAGATAGGCATTTACGGATTCATTCGATACACTTTACCTCTATTACCTGATGCATGCGTGTACTACGCACCTGTAATGAGTGTATTAGCCACCTGCGGAGTGATATACGGTGCTATCATAGCCATGAAACAGCCTGATATGAAGCGTTTGTTGGCTTACTCTTCTGTTTCGCACAT from Bacteroidia bacterium encodes:
- a CDS encoding NADH-quinone oxidoreductase subunit M produces the protein MISLNVLIFLPLLSIILVALSPERLAKVITLIVSLAAFFLSVFLYTKIDVGNPDFQLISRYFWLGYYDSTIQQWVSYVDVKYIVGIDGVSGLLIMLTTLLFPLSVLFSWQRNYHNSKLYFSLLLFLETALLGVFCALDVLLFYIFFEATLIPVFFLIGIWGGKDRYKASVKYLVYNLFGSLLMLVAILYLGYVGGDMVNGGVFTTDYMKLRNARIGLSVQQWLFIGFALSFAIKSPLFPFHTWIADTYANTTVGAMLVALLIKIGIYGFIRYTLPLLPDACVYYAPVMSVLATCGVIYGAIIAMKQPDMKRLLAYSSVSHIGFIVLGIFSINEEALSGSVLQLINYSISTGALFLCVGMLALRNDERSVLVFDYQGVAKVMPVYTFFFVLSALSSIGLPGLNSFVGEFLILLGSYSSTVVNVKPYIIVSTMGVIFAAVYMLYMLKKVLFGNLESERVKNLEDITLRERLVLAPLAILMIAIGLYTSIFLRSIQPVADNIVQKVKESQKEMVESYSLQVTSY